A stretch of Imperialibacter roseus DNA encodes these proteins:
- a CDS encoding response regulator has product MKKILVAEDSSVIQNLTKKILTLQNFQITSVKNGEQVLQKLNEESFDLILMDINMPVMDGIECTKKVRNLSDEAKKNIPIVAITGNARNYTMEEFLANGINDFIPKPLNFDQLVEKVRKYTS; this is encoded by the coding sequence ATGAAAAAAATTCTAGTCGCTGAAGATAGCTCAGTTATTCAGAACCTTACCAAGAAGATTCTCACGCTTCAAAATTTTCAAATCACTTCGGTAAAGAATGGGGAGCAAGTGCTTCAAAAACTCAATGAAGAGTCTTTTGATCTTATCCTAATGGACATTAACATGCCTGTGATGGACGGTATCGAGTGCACAAAAAAGGTGAGAAACCTAAGTGATGAGGCTAAAAAAAATATACCTATTGTTGCCATAACCGGCAACGCCCGGAATTACACCATGGAGGAATTTCTTGCTAATGGAATCAATGACTTCATTCCCAAGCCTTTGAATTTTGACCAGCTTGTTGAAAAAGTAAGGAAGTATACCAGTTGA
- a CDS encoding MBL fold metallo-hydrolase, which yields MKLTFLGTGTSQGVPVIACDCEVCQSVDFHDKRLRSSVHIEVDGLSLVIDTGPDFRQQMLRERIKRLDAVIFTHEHKDHTAGLDDIRSFNFLQQMDMPVYASTAVITQLKREFSYIFADHKYPGVPLVDVKLLDGKPFTIGNTTITPINVMHFKLPVFGFRIGDFTYITDANYISDEEKKKIKGSKVLVLNALQKTPHISHFTLDEAISLAQELKADQTYFTHISHKLGSHRDVSAQLPENIYLAYDGQQLTL from the coding sequence TTGAAGCTGACCTTCCTCGGAACCGGCACCTCGCAGGGAGTGCCCGTCATTGCCTGCGATTGTGAAGTATGCCAGTCGGTTGACTTTCACGATAAACGACTCCGCTCCTCTGTTCATATTGAGGTTGATGGTCTCAGTCTGGTGATAGACACCGGCCCCGACTTCAGACAGCAGATGCTCCGTGAGCGAATCAAAAGACTCGATGCTGTCATCTTCACTCATGAGCACAAAGACCACACTGCCGGACTGGACGATATCAGGAGTTTTAACTTTCTACAGCAAATGGACATGCCGGTGTATGCCAGCACAGCGGTTATCACACAGCTCAAGAGAGAGTTCTCCTATATTTTTGCTGACCACAAGTATCCCGGCGTTCCATTGGTGGACGTAAAGCTTCTTGACGGGAAGCCATTCACCATAGGCAATACAACGATAACGCCTATTAATGTTATGCACTTCAAGCTGCCGGTGTTTGGTTTCAGAATTGGCGATTTCACATACATAACTGATGCCAACTACATTTCGGACGAGGAAAAGAAGAAAATAAAAGGAAGCAAGGTACTGGTGCTTAATGCCTTGCAGAAAACGCCCCACATTTCCCACTTCACGCTGGACGAAGCCATTTCTCTGGCGCAGGAGCTAAAAGCCGACCAAACCTACTTCACACACATCTCCCACAAGCTGGGCTCGCATAGGGATGTCTCTGCTCAATTGCCTGAAAACATCTATCTTGCTTACGACGGTCAGCAGCTAACGCTTTAA